CAGTCGTCAGGGCGTATGCAGGGGCGTGAGAAGGTGCGGCGCGCGGTTCGTCGGCCCCCCGCGGAGGGGCTCTGGTGCTCAGACGGCAGGACAGATGGCGCTGGCGAGGCGGCACAGGTCGACGTGCAGCCGCGCCACGAGCAGCAGCCTGCCGGGCGTCTCGATGCTCACGTCGTGGGAAACCATGCGGCCATGTTAACGATTCCCGGTCCCGGGTTTGGAGTGTGATCCCGCATCGTGGACGCCGACCGCTCACATGATGGTCAGTAGGCCTCGACGACCTGCACTTCTTCCTCGGTGATCACGCCGTCGACGATCCGGTACGAGCGGAACTGGAACGCTCCGAGGCCGTCCTCGTCCGCCGTCGAGACGAGGACGTAGTGCGCGCCGGGCTCGTTCGCGTACGTGATGTCGGTGCGCGAGGGGTAGGCCTCGGTGGCGGTGTGCGAGTGGTAGACGATCACCGGCTCCTCGTCCCGGTCGTCCAGCTCGCGGTAGAGCTTCAGCAGATCCTTCGAGTCGAACTCGTAGAACGTGGGCGAGCGGGCCGCGTTGAGCATCGGGATGAACCGCTCGGGGCGGCCGGTGCCGGCCGGGCCCGCCACGACGCCGCACGCCTCGTCGGGGTGGTCCCGGCGGGCGTGCTCGACGATCTGGTCGTACAGGGCCTGGGTGAGGGTCAGCATGAGCGACAGGATAAGCAGACGGGCCCTTGCGTACCGAGGAGTGGTACGCAAGGGCCCACATGGTGGACACAAGGGCCACGGGAGCGCGGTTCCCGGCCGTGGCGGGCGGCCGGGACCCACGGTCTTCGGGTGCTACGAAGCCTTGGTGAAGGCCGCGCCGCGCGGGTCGCGGGACTTCATCACCAGGTACGAGACGCCCAGGATCAGACCCCACAGCGGGGCGCAGTACAGCGAGACGCGGGAGTCCTTGTCGGCGCCCATCATCACGATGACCATGCCGATGAAGAGCAGCGCGAACCAGCTCGTGTACGGGGCGCCGGGCGCGCGGAACGCGGACTGCGGCAGCTCGCCGCGGTCGGCCTTGGCCCGGTAGCGGATCTGGCAGACCAGGATCATGATCCAGGCCCACATGCCGGAGATGGTGGCGAAGGAGACGACGTAGTCGAAGGCCTTGCCCGGGGCGACGTAGTTGATCCAGACGCCGACCAGCATCAGCCCGGCGGAGACGGTGGTGCCGATGAGCGGGGTGCCGCTCTTGGTGAGCTTGGTGAAGACCTTCGGGCCCTGGCCGTTGAGCGCGAGGTCGCGCAGCATGCGGCCGGTGGAGTACATGCCCGAGTTGCAGGAGGACAGGGCCGCGGTCAGCACCACGAAGTTGACGATCGCGGCGCCGATGCCGAGGCCCATGCGCTCGAAGGCGGCGACGAAGGGCGAGACGCCCGGCTGGAAGTGCGTCCACGGGACGACCGACAGGATCATGATCAGTGCGCCGACGTAGAAGACGGCGATGCGCCACGGCACGGTGTTGATGGCCTTGGGCAGGGTCTTCTCGGGGTCCTTGGACTCGCCGGCGGTGACGCCGACCAGCTCGACCGCGAGGAAGGCGAACATGACGATCTGCAGGGTCATCAGCGTGCCGCCGATGCCCTTGGGGAAGAAGCCGCCGTCGTTCCACAGGTTGGTGACGGTGGCGGTGTCGGCCGCGTCGGAGAAGCCGATGGTGAGGATGCCCGCGCAGATCAGGATCATGCCGACGATGGCGGTGACCTTGACCATGGAGAACCAGAACTCCAGCTCACCGAAGAGCTTCACGGAGATCAGGTTGGCGGCGTAGAGGATGACGGTGAAGATCAGCGCGTAGGCCCACTGCGGGAAGCTGTCGTGGGTCCAGTACGACATGTACTGCGCGGCGGCCGTGACCTCGGTGATGCCGGTGACCACCCAGAACAGCCAGTACGTCCAGCCGGTGACGTATCCCCAGAACGGGCCCAGGAACTCGCGGGCGTAGTCCGAGAAGGAGCCGGAGACGGGGCGGTACATGAGCAGCTCGCCCAGGGCCCGCATGATGAAGAAGATGACCAGGCCCGCGATCGCGTACGCCAGGATGAGGCTGGGGCCGGCCTTGGAGATCGCCTTGCCGGCGCCCAGGAACAGGCCGGTGCCGATGGCTCCGCCGATCGCGATCATCTGGATCTGCCGGGCGCCGAGCGTGCGGTGGTATCCCTCGCCGCCCTCGCCCTGAGTGCCCTCGCCGGGCGTCTTGCCGTGCTGCTCGACCTGCACAGAGGTCATGTCTGGTGCGCCTTTCTCCACGCCGACCCGCGCCTTGACTGGCTGCGGATCGGGTCCTCGATCCCCCCGGATACGGATGGAGTTGCACGCCGGCGGTCCGCCGGTCCAAGCGAGCCGGGGGACATGGGTGGCGTCCCTTCGGCAGTCGTGAAGATCTATCACGTGCTTACGGCTGCCCGAGGGGGAGAAATGTGGCGCAGGGCATCAAAAATTCAGGACAAAGGCGAGTGAATGGATCAGATCACCGCATCGCGGTGATCTGATCGTTATCCGGATTTGAGCGTCCGCTGAGCGAACGTCGTACCCACTTGAGGATCTTCAGAGGATCTTCGGCGGGCCACAGCGGGCCACGGGGTCACGGCGCTCGGGTCACAGCGTCTCGATGAGCGTCTCCTGCAGCCCGCCCAGCCAGAGGTACGCCATCACCATCGGCTTGCGCGGGTCGTCGTCCGGCAGCCGGAACAGCGCCGCGCTCTCGTCGTCCTCGGTGATGTCGAGACGGGCCGCGAGGGTCAGGCGCAGGTCGTTGAGCGCGCCGAGCCAGCGCAGCGGCAGCTCCCCGGTCAGCTCCAGCACCGCCGCCCCGTCACCGGCCGGGGTGAGCCCGTCCAGGCTGCGCACGACGGCCAGCGCGTCCTCCCGCTTGCGGGTGCGCAGGTCGTTCTCGGTGAAGCGGCGGAACTCCGCCGAGTGGGCGCGCAGCTCCTCCGGGTCCTCCTTGGGCCCCGGCCCGTCCGGGCCTCCGTAGGCGTCGGGGAAGAGCCGGGCCAGCGCGGGGTCGGTCGGGGGCTCGGAGGGACCCTCGGCGAACAGCGCGGCGAGCGGGTCGGCGTCCTCGGCGGGCTCCGGCTCGCCGGGGCCGATGAGTTCGAGCATCTGGACGGCCAGGGAGCGCAGGATGGAGATCTCGATCTCGTCGAGCGCGATGGCGGCGCCGCCGCCGCCCTTCAGGGGCTGGAACGTGCCGCCCATCAGTTGCGGTCCTGGGAGAGGGTCGCCCACAGGCCGTAGCCGTGCATGGCCTGCACGTCGCGCTCCATTTCCTCGCGGGTGCCGCTGGACACGACCGCCCGCCCCTTGTGGTGGACATCGAGCATCAGCTTGTGCGCCACGTCCTTCGAATAGCCGAAGTACGCCTGGAACACGTACGCCACGTAGCTCATGAGGTTGACCGGGTCGTTGTGCACCAGGGTCACCCAGGGGACGTCGGGTTCGGGTACCGCGAAGGTCTCTTCGGCCGATTCGGTGCGTTCGATCTCTACAGGAGCAACACTCACTTGTCCCATGCTGCCACCGCGAAGGGCCCGTCGCACAAACGGGTCCTAGATCTCGTCACTTTGACGAGATGTGCGCTAGCATCCGTGACATGAACCCTGCGGACCTGGGCCTGCCGGTGGACGTGCCGTCGACAGCGCTCTTCACGGACCATTACGAGCTCACGATGCTGCAGGCCGCCCTGGCCAACGGCACCGCCGACCGCCGCTCGGTCTTCGAGGTCTTCACCCGGCGGCTGCCCGAGGGGCGCCGTTACGGGGTGGTCGCGGGAACCGGGCGGGTGCTGGACGCGGTGGAGAACTTCCGCTTCGACGGCGCGGTGCTGGAGTTCCTGCGCGAGCGGGCCGTCATCGACATGCGGACCCTGGACTGGCTGGCCTCGTACCGCTTCTCCGGCGACATCTGGGGCTACCCGGAGGGGGAGGTCTACTTCCCCGGGTCGCCGATCCTGCGGGTCGAGGGCAGCTTCGCGGAGTGCGTGCTGCTGGAGACCGTGATCCTTTCGATCCTGAACCACGACTCGGCGATCGCCGCGGCCGCTTCCCGGATGTCCTCGGCGGCGGGCGACCGCCCGCTGATCGAGATGGGCGCGCGGCGCACGCACGAACTGGCGGCGGTGGCCGCGTCGCGGGCCGCGTACGTGGGCGGCTTCGCCTCGACCTCGGACCTGGCGGCCGGCTTCCGGTACGGGATCCCGACGGTCGGCACGAGCGCGCACGCCTTCACCCTGGTGCACGACAGCGAGCGGGACGCCTTCACCGCGCAGGTGGCCTCGCTGGGACGGGGCACCACCCTTCTGGTGGACACCTACGACGTGGCCGAGGCCGTCCGCACCGCCGTCGAGGTGGCCGGCACCGACCTCGGCGCGGTCCGGATCGACTCCGGCGACCTGCTGCTGGTCGCCCACCGGGTGCGGCAGCAGCTGGACGAGCTGGGGGCGACGGCGACGAAGATCGTGGTCACCTCGGACCTGGACGAGTACGCCATCGCCTCGCTGGCGGCGGCGCCCGTGGACGCGTACGGCGTGGGCACGCAGCTCGTGACGGGCAGCGGGCACCCGACGTGCTCGATGGTCTACAAGCTGGTGGCGCGGGCCGTCTCCGCGGACCCCAAGGCGACGCTGGCTCCGGTGGCGAAGAAGTCCACGGGCGGCAAGACCTCCATCGGCGGCCGCAAGTGGGCGGCTCGGCGCAGGGACGCGGAGGGCGTCGCCGAGGCGGAGGTCGTCGGGACCGGGCCGGTCCCCTCGGCCCTGGCCGACCACCAGCTGCTGACCCAGCTGGTCAAGGCCGGCGAGGTGGTCGCCCGCGAGCCGCTGGAGGCCGCGCGCGAACGCCACTGCGCCGCCCGCGCCGGGCTGCCGCTGTCCGCGACGCAGCTCTCGCGCGGCGAGGCCGTGCTCCCCACGGAGTACGTGTAGCCGCAGCTCCGCAGCCCGGGCGCCGCCCCGGACCCCGCTCCTCGCACGCCGGAGGGGCTGGAAATCCGGCCTCGCCGGCGTTGGGGGCGCGGGCGCGGAGCGCCGCAGGGGGTCTGGGGCGGAGCCCCAGTTTCGGGAAGGGGCGGGGTGGGGGAAGAGCCTCCCGCAGGGCCCGCCGCAGCACACCGTCAAGCCGAAGGGCACGCGAAATGCACCGCGCACTGATCGTCGTCGACGTACAGAACGACTTCTGCGAAGGCGGCAGCCTCGCGGTCACCGGCGGAGCCGACGTCGCCGCCGCCGTCACCGAGTACATCGGCCAGGCCACGCCCGCGTACCGGCACGTCGTCGCCACCCGGGACCACCACATCGATCCCGGTGCCCACTTCGCGCACCCCCCGGCGGAGCCGGACTTCGAGACCTCCTGGCCCGTCCACTGCGTCGCCGGGACCGAGGGCGTGGGCTTCCACCCGAACTTCGCCCCCGCCGTGGCCTCGGGCGCCGTCGCCGCCGTCTTCGACAAGGGCGCGTACGAGGCCGCGTACAGCGGCTTCGAGGGCGCCGACGAGAACGGGGCGACGCTCGGCCAGTGGCTGCGGGACCGGCAGGTCACCGAGGTGGACGTGGTCGGGATCGCCACCGATCACTGTGTCAGGGCCACCGCCCTCGACGCCGCCCGCGCCGGCTTCGGCACCCGGGTCCTGCTGGACCTGACGGCCGCCGTCGCCCCGCACACCGCCGCACGGGCCCTGGAGGAGCTCCGTGCGGCGGGGGTGACCCTGGTGGGCCACCAGGCGGGCCGGGGCGGCCACGAGGACGCCCAGGGCGGCTAGGACGCGGCCGGGGGCCGTCCCGGGAGCCGTCCTAGGTCCCCAGCAGGGCCCGGATGGGGTGCCAGAGCTCCTGCGCGCGGTCGGGCGCCCCGCGCCACAGCAGGCCGTCCGGGTGGTGCAGGACGGCCGTGACCTCGTCCGGCGTCGGCGGGTGCGCGTTGCCCCGCAGGTACACCGCACGCATCCCGAGGTTCCGCAGCCTGGTCAGGGCGCGGGCCCGGTTCGCGGCGTGCACCAGAACGCGGACACTTCCGCCCTCTCCGCACGGCCTCGGCAGCGTGAGCGCTACGACCACGCTGCCGCCTGGCAATCTGACGAAACCTCCATCGGGCATGGCTGTCATCTCCCCCGTCAATAAGAAACTCGTACCGGGCATCTAAACGCGATCGGCCGCCGCCCGCTAGAGGGCGACGGCCGATCACGCTTTGACCTGCGGTTTTACCGAATTACTTCGAGGAGGGGCCAACCTCGACGGTCATGACCTCACCGTCGTAGGTCTCCTTCAGGATCTTGATCTTGGTGTTGGTGTCAGTGACCTTCACCGATCCGGTCGGGTTCTCGTCGTAGTAGTACGTGCCCTTGCGGTCGTCGAAGACCAGCTTGGCCGGCTTCGGCTTCAGGAACAGCGACTCGCCGTTCTTGTGCAGGGTGAACGCATCCGTCGAGTACGCGCTGAAGGCGGCGTCGTACGGCTGGATCTTGTTCCGCAGCAGGGTGCCGTCGGCCCACTTCATGGGCTTGGCGTTGGCGTCGATCGGAAGGATCAGACCCTGGCCCGGGTGCTGGCTGGTGTTGTTGTCCTTCTGGCTGGTGTCCCACTGCCAGATGAGCAGGCCGTCCTGGTACGGGTAGTGCTCGACCCAGTCGGGCTTGGTGTTGCCGAAGCCGAAGTTGTACGGGCCGACCTTGAGGGTCTGGTCGTACGAGACGTAACGGCGGTTCTCGGCCAGGTAGTACTGCGCGTACTCCTTGCTGAAGCTGGCGCCGATGCGGGAGAAGCCCTTGCCCGTCCAGCCGTTGTCGCCGTTCTCGGCGCCGTCGGTGAACAGCGCGGAGCCGTCCGCGGTGAGGGTCACGGCGTCGGCGGTGAAGCCCTTGCCGCCCGCGCCTCCGTCCGTCTGGTAACGGAAGCGGAGGTCGACCTTCTTGCCCGCGTAGGCGTCGAGCGGGAAGTTCAGCGACTTCCAGGCACCCGAGACACCGGTGAGCGACGGGCTGCCGGAGGCGTCGGCCGGGAGGGCCGTGCCGTCGGCGGTGCCGGCGAGGGCGGTCCAGGTGGCGCCGCCGTCCGTGGACACCTCGGTGTAGAGGTAGTCGTAGTCGGCCTCGATGTCCCACCAGCCCTTGAGGGACAGCGCGGCGGACGTCTTGCCCGTCAGGTCCACCGACCGGGTGAGGGTGTTCTTGAGGTCGTCACCCATGCCGCTCCACCACTGGGCGGAACCCTCGGCGGGCGCGACGACCTCGGTCTTGACCTGCTTCTTCGGCAGCTCGACGACCAGGGCCTGCTTGTCCTTGGTGTTGAACTCCGAAACGCCCAGCTTGTGGGTGGACTTCGTCGCGGCCTTCGCCGTGTCGTAGTTCAGCCAGCCCAGCTGGAGCTTGTCCCAGGCGGTCATGTCGCCCGGGAGGTCGCCGATGGAGTCCTTGCCGGTGCCGAGCCAGGAGCCGGCCGACATCAGGGACCAGAAGCCGACCGAGTTCTCGCCGCCACCGGAGGTGTCGTAGAGGTCGGGCAGGCCGAGGTCGTGGCCGTACTCGTGCGCGAAGACGCCGAGGCCGCCGTTCTCGGGCTGCATCGTGTAGTCGCCGACCCAGATGCCGGAGTCGCCGATCTGGGTGCCGCCGGCCTTGTTGTTGTCCGGGCCGGTCTTGCCCGCCGCGGTGCCGTAGGCGTACCAGCGGTGCGCCCACAGCGCGGTCGTGCCCTGCACGCCGCCGCCGGCCGACTCGTCCTCGCCCGCGTGGACGATCTGGAAGTGGTCGATGTAGCCGTCGGGCTCGTTGAAGTTGCCGTCGCCGTCGAAGTCGTAGCGGTCCCAGAGGTCGTACTGGGCCAGTTTCGCCTTGATCTCGGCGTCGGTCTTCCCGGCCTTCTTCTGGGCCTCCACCCACGCGGTGACGCCGTCCTTGACGGTGTCCCACACGTTGGAGCAGTTGGTCTGGCCGCAGTAGTTGGAGCCGTAACGGCCCTCGTTGTACGGGACCTTGACCCAGTCGGCGACCTCGCCCTCGACCGAGTAGCGGCCCGAGGAGGTCTTCTCGTAGTAGGTCTTCAGCGAGTCCCTGCCCTGACCCGACGCGAAGTACAGGTCCTGGAAGTACTCGCGGCTGAAGTCCTTGCGCCAGGCCGTGCTGTTGTCCTTCGCACGGTCCGGCTGGGCGATCGTGTTGTGCAGCGGACCGGGGGTGCCGCCGTACTTCGGAACCGCCGGCTGCGGGCCGGGGCCGTCCGGGTCGAACATGGTCGTGTTGTCGACCTGGTCGCCGAACTCGACGAGGATCGTGAAGATCTTGTCGGTCTTCTCGCGGCCGAGCTCGACGTACTTCTTGTCGTCGAGCTTGACGACCTTGGAGGCGCCGCGCTGCTCGACGCCCTTCTTGCCCTGGAGCACCTGGTCCAGGGCGGCCTTGCGCTGCTGGGCCTGCTGCTCGCTGAACGGGCCCTTCAGGTCGTGCTCGACGACCTTGGCAGGAGCGGTCGGGTCCTGCCGGTCGGCCGCAGGAGCCGGGGCCTTGCCCTCGGCCTGGGCCGCGGTGACGGTGAAGAAGGTGGCGCTTGTCGCACAAGCAGCCATGGTCACGGTGACGGCGGCAGCGCGTATCGCACGCCGTCTGGCGGAATTGCTGGTCACTTGATGTCGTTCCCCTCCCGCGGCCGCGACGTAGGTCGGAACTTCTCCATAGGAGCGGGGGGTTCCGCGCGGCGCGCGTCTCAAGTGACGACATTTGACCGGAGAGAAGCAAGAAAAGACAGACCTTGACTTGCCCCTTACAACTGCACTATGCGGTCAGGGAGTTCCGGTATCCGGACGTTCCGCTGCCATACGGGGCGAAGGGCGCTTCCCGACCCCGCCGAAGGTCCGTCCCGTCCCCATTTCCCCCTCTGCCGCGGCGCGGAAAATGATCCCGTGCGCCCCCCGTGCTCCGGCACCGTGTGTTAGGTCACGCTTACCGGCGGTTCCTCTCGGGCATCTCCCGTCATAGAGTCACTTGACGCGCGACCTAGTTGAGCCGACTCCCCCTCCCCTCCCGAGGACGGATATCGCCATGCCGCGTCCGACTGTCGCACAGCTCGCCTACGGGTCCGCCACGGTCATCGTGTCGACGATCGCCATGCTGCTGCTCTCGCAGACGAGCACCGGGCTCGGGGTCGCGGTCATCTCCGCAGCCGCGCTCGCCCTGGGTCTGCTCGTCGCCCTCACCGTGCCCGTGCCGCGCCGCCGCGGCCGCCACGCGGCCGGTACGAGGGCCTCCGCGGCCCCCGCGCCCGCCGCGGAGCCCGCCTCCCACGAGGGTGCGACGCCGGCCGCCCGGGTGCCCGACCCCCGGACCGCCGAGGCCGAACACCCCGTCCACCACTGAGCGACGCGGTGCGGGCGGCCTCCCCGGAGGGAGACCGCCCGCTGTGTGCTGCGCCGCTGCTCCGGTGCTCTGGTGCCGCGCTGCGTACGCGTCAGGTCGACTGGACGACGACGGTCTTGGCCGCCTTGTCGTGCAGGCCCTGCTGGTAGGGCTTGTCGACCAGGATCGAGATGAACACGACGATCCACCAGAGGCCGCCGCAGCAAGGGACGAGACACGGCAGCCACAGGGCGCACGCCCGGCCGAGGGAACTCTTGGACGGGGGCACTCTGCCGTCGTTGAGCATGGCGACGCGCAGACCCATCGCCTTCTTGCCGAGGGTCCTGCCGCTCTTGGCGTTGAAGTACCAGTCGTACGCGATGTAGGCGACGATCGCGATCAACAACCACAGAAAGAAGGCGCCGTTGTACCAGCCGGCGGCCGCGTCGGGCACGTCCTCCCCCGCATCGGCGTCGCCCATGTCCCAGTTGACGCTGAACCCCACCAGGAGGAACCAGACGAGCCAGACCGGGATGCCTACGACGAGCCAGTCGATGATGCGCGCGACGATCCGCTTGCCGGTGTCCGCGAGCGGCGGCATGCCTGCGAGCGGGTCGGGCATGCCGGAGCCGCCGCCGTAGGGGTCACCGCCGCCGTACGGGGGAGGCGGGGGCGGGTATCCGCCGGCGCCCGGGCCTCCCGGGGGCGGCGGGGCTCCGCCGCTTCCGGGGGGCGGCGCCCCGTACGGCGAACCGCCCGGCGGAGGCGTCGGTTCCTGGGGCTTCTTGCGGAACGGGTCCTCCTCGGGCGGCTCGCCCGGCGGCGGCTGGTCGGTACTCATGGCCCGAGTCGAACCCGGCTCCGTCACCCCCGCAACGGGACGGCGTCCGTTCGGGGGAGACGTCCGGTCGGCTGCGCCGGTTGCCTCCGGCGGGTCGGCAGGGGGCCGGTCGTGCCGGGCTAGCGGGCCACGTAGGTCCTCGCCGCCTTGTCGTGCCAGGCCTGGCGGCGCGGGCGGTCCACGAGGCACCAGAGGCTGCCCAGGACGCCGAGGAAGGCGTAGACGAGCCAGCGGAGCAGGGCCGCGCCGAAGCCGGGCGGGCGCAGGGTGGCGGTGGACAGCACGCGCACGCCGAGCAGCTTCTTGCCCGGGGTGCGGCCCCAGAGGGCCGTGGGGAGCGCCTCGTACAGCACTCCGAAGAGGAGGACCGCGCCGAGGACCACGCCCAGGTGGCCGGCGATGGTCGTGTCGAACAGCCAGACGGTGGTGGTGCGTCCGCTGGTGCGGGCGGCGTCGACCTTGGCCTGCACGTGGGCGGTGGCCTCGGGGAGGAGGGGCCGGGCGACGGCCGCGGCGACGGCGGCGAGGACGAGGGAGTCCAGCGCGCGGGCCACGGCTCTGCGCACCAGCCCGGCGGGGCGCACCGCCCGTTCGGCCATGCGCTCGAACACCTCACGGTGCGTACGGGTGCCTGCCGGGCGGGAGGCGGAGCTCCCCGGGCGGTCGCCCTCGGACCCGCTCGGCTCCCAGCCCTTGGACCGGGGCTCCGCCGGGGCCGGCGCCGCGGCGCCGGGCACCTTCGGGCGGACTCCCGCGGGCCGGGGCGCCCACACCTCGGGCCGGGGTGCCTCGGCGGCCTGCGCCGTGCCGGGGCGGGGGGCGGCGGGGAGCTCGGCCTCCGGGTGCGGATCGGCCGGGGCGGCGGGCCGGGAGGGGGCGGGGGCGGGGGCGGGGGCGGGGGCGGCGGCCCGGGAGGCGGCGGGGGCCGGGGCGGCGGGCCGGGAGGGGGCGGCTGCCCCGGGCCAGGAGGAGGTGACTCCGGACTCTCCGGCTCCGGGTGCGTCGGGCCATGCCGGGGCGACGGGGGCGGGGGCGACCGGGGCCGGGGCAGCAGCGGCCGGGGCGGGAGCCTGCGCGGCCGGGGAGCGCGCCGACAGGATTCCCGTGGAGGCCTGCGCGGGAAGCCGTGCGGGCGCCGCCGCGGCGGCCGCCGTACGGGCCAGGGAGATCCCCGTCGGCCGGGCGGCGGCCTGGCCGGCCCCCCGCTCGGGCTCGGGCTTGGGCTTGGGCTCGGGCTCGGGCTCGGGCTTGGGCTCGGGCTCGGGCTCGGGCTCGGGCTCGGGCTCGGGCTCGGGCTCGGGCTCGGGCGGGCTGCCCCACGAGACCCGGTGGTCGCGGGGCCCGCCGAAGCCGGCCTGGTGCAGGGGGTCGGCCTGCCACACCGCGGGTTCGGGCTCGGCGACGGCTTCCGGCCCGCGTTCCGGTTCGCGTTCCCGTTCCGGTTCGCGTTCCCGTTCGCGCGCGCGTTCCGTTTCGGGCTCCGGCAGCGCCTCGGTCACGGAGGTCTCGTCCAGGAACACCGGCCCCGTCTCCTGGGCGGGGGCGGGGCGGCTCGTGCCCGGCACCCAGGCCGCACCGTTCCAGTACCGGATGAATCCGGGGATGGACGGATCGGGGTAGTAGCCCTCGCGGGCCGCGTGCTCGCCGTCACCAGGGGAGGCCGTCATGTCCCCAACTCCGATCGTGGCTTGAGGCTTGTGCAAGGGAGGACCATAGCCAAGAACCTCGGCCCGACAGGTCCGGTAACGGGAGAATCCAAGCCATTGAGCGAACGTCGCCCCAACGCTTTTCGGTCAGCCGAATGAATTCAGCCAATCTCCGGTTCGTTGCAGGAACTCGCGTCATACCCGGGCACATCGGCGCTCTCTCGGGGTGTGGGGCGCCATCAGGCCCCGGCACCGAACCGAAGTGAGGCCGTCATGCACCACCCCGTCATCGAGCGCGAGCTGGAACTGAAGCTGGTCCTGTCCCCCGAGCGCAGCATCCCCGTCCCGGCCCGGCTCCTCTACCTCACGGACGACCCGTACGCCGTCCACATCACCTTCCACACCGGCTCCAGCACCCCCGTCAACTGGACCTTCGCCCGCGAGCTGCTCGTCGAGGGGGTCTTCCGCCCGTGCGGCCACGGCGACGTCCGGAT
Above is a genomic segment from Streptomyces sp. NBC_01233 containing:
- a CDS encoding putative leader peptide produces the protein MVSHDVSIETPGRLLLVARLHVDLCRLASAICPAV
- a CDS encoding M67 family metallopeptidase, which encodes MLTLTQALYDQIVEHARRDHPDEACGVVAGPAGTGRPERFIPMLNAARSPTFYEFDSKDLLKLYRELDDRDEEPVIVYHSHTATEAYPSRTDITYANEPGAHYVLVSTADEDGLGAFQFRSYRIVDGVITEEEVQVVEAY
- a CDS encoding amino acid permease, which produces MTSVQVEQHGKTPGEGTQGEGGEGYHRTLGARQIQMIAIGGAIGTGLFLGAGKAISKAGPSLILAYAIAGLVIFFIMRALGELLMYRPVSGSFSDYAREFLGPFWGYVTGWTYWLFWVVTGITEVTAAAQYMSYWTHDSFPQWAYALIFTVILYAANLISVKLFGELEFWFSMVKVTAIVGMILICAGILTIGFSDAADTATVTNLWNDGGFFPKGIGGTLMTLQIVMFAFLAVELVGVTAGESKDPEKTLPKAINTVPWRIAVFYVGALIMILSVVPWTHFQPGVSPFVAAFERMGLGIGAAIVNFVVLTAALSSCNSGMYSTGRMLRDLALNGQGPKVFTKLTKSGTPLIGTTVSAGLMLVGVWINYVAPGKAFDYVVSFATISGMWAWIMILVCQIRYRAKADRGELPQSAFRAPGAPYTSWFALLFIGMVIVMMGADKDSRVSLYCAPLWGLILGVSYLVMKSRDPRGAAFTKAS
- a CDS encoding DUF2017 domain-containing protein, coding for MGGTFQPLKGGGGAAIALDEIEISILRSLAVQMLELIGPGEPEPAEDADPLAALFAEGPSEPPTDPALARLFPDAYGGPDGPGPKEDPEELRAHSAEFRRFTENDLRTRKREDALAVVRSLDGLTPAGDGAAVLELTGELPLRWLGALNDLRLTLAARLDITEDDESAALFRLPDDDPRKPMVMAYLWLGGLQETLIETL
- the clpS gene encoding ATP-dependent Clp protease adapter ClpS codes for the protein MGQVSVAPVEIERTESAEETFAVPEPDVPWVTLVHNDPVNLMSYVAYVFQAYFGYSKDVAHKLMLDVHHKGRAVVSSGTREEMERDVQAMHGYGLWATLSQDRN
- a CDS encoding nicotinate phosphoribosyltransferase, whose amino-acid sequence is MNPADLGLPVDVPSTALFTDHYELTMLQAALANGTADRRSVFEVFTRRLPEGRRYGVVAGTGRVLDAVENFRFDGAVLEFLRERAVIDMRTLDWLASYRFSGDIWGYPEGEVYFPGSPILRVEGSFAECVLLETVILSILNHDSAIAAAASRMSSAAGDRPLIEMGARRTHELAAVAASRAAYVGGFASTSDLAAGFRYGIPTVGTSAHAFTLVHDSERDAFTAQVASLGRGTTLLVDTYDVAEAVRTAVEVAGTDLGAVRIDSGDLLLVAHRVRQQLDELGATATKIVVTSDLDEYAIASLAAAPVDAYGVGTQLVTGSGHPTCSMVYKLVARAVSADPKATLAPVAKKSTGGKTSIGGRKWAARRRDAEGVAEAEVVGTGPVPSALADHQLLTQLVKAGEVVAREPLEAARERHCAARAGLPLSATQLSRGEAVLPTEYV
- a CDS encoding isochorismatase family protein; translated protein: MHRALIVVDVQNDFCEGGSLAVTGGADVAAAVTEYIGQATPAYRHVVATRDHHIDPGAHFAHPPAEPDFETSWPVHCVAGTEGVGFHPNFAPAVASGAVAAVFDKGAYEAAYSGFEGADENGATLGQWLRDRQVTEVDVVGIATDHCVRATALDAARAGFGTRVLLDLTAAVAPHTAARALEELRAAGVTLVGHQAGRGGHEDAQGG
- a CDS encoding immune inhibitor A domain-containing protein, whose amino-acid sequence is MAACATSATFFTVTAAQAEGKAPAPAADRQDPTAPAKVVEHDLKGPFSEQQAQQRKAALDQVLQGKKGVEQRGASKVVKLDDKKYVELGREKTDKIFTILVEFGDQVDNTTMFDPDGPGPQPAVPKYGGTPGPLHNTIAQPDRAKDNSTAWRKDFSREYFQDLYFASGQGRDSLKTYYEKTSSGRYSVEGEVADWVKVPYNEGRYGSNYCGQTNCSNVWDTVKDGVTAWVEAQKKAGKTDAEIKAKLAQYDLWDRYDFDGDGNFNEPDGYIDHFQIVHAGEDESAGGGVQGTTALWAHRWYAYGTAAGKTGPDNNKAGGTQIGDSGIWVGDYTMQPENGGLGVFAHEYGHDLGLPDLYDTSGGGENSVGFWSLMSAGSWLGTGKDSIGDLPGDMTAWDKLQLGWLNYDTAKAATKSTHKLGVSEFNTKDKQALVVELPKKQVKTEVVAPAEGSAQWWSGMGDDLKNTLTRSVDLTGKTSAALSLKGWWDIEADYDYLYTEVSTDGGATWTALAGTADGTALPADASGSPSLTGVSGAWKSLNFPLDAYAGKKVDLRFRYQTDGGAGGKGFTADAVTLTADGSALFTDGAENGDNGWTGKGFSRIGASFSKEYAQYYLAENRRYVSYDQTLKVGPYNFGFGNTKPDWVEHYPYQDGLLIWQWDTSQKDNNTSQHPGQGLILPIDANAKPMKWADGTLLRNKIQPYDAAFSAYSTDAFTLHKNGESLFLKPKPAKLVFDDRKGTYYYDENPTGSVKVTDTNTKIKILKETYDGEVMTVEVGPSSK
- a CDS encoding RDD family protein, which encodes MSTDQPPPGEPPEEDPFRKKPQEPTPPPGGSPYGAPPPGSGGAPPPPGGPGAGGYPPPPPPYGGGDPYGGGSGMPDPLAGMPPLADTGKRIVARIIDWLVVGIPVWLVWFLLVGFSVNWDMGDADAGEDVPDAAAGWYNGAFFLWLLIAIVAYIAYDWYFNAKSGRTLGKKAMGLRVAMLNDGRVPPSKSSLGRACALWLPCLVPCCGGLWWIVVFISILVDKPYQQGLHDKAAKTVVVQST